The following proteins come from a genomic window of Alnus glutinosa chromosome 10, dhAlnGlut1.1, whole genome shotgun sequence:
- the LOC133879185 gene encoding uncharacterized protein LOC133879185 encodes MFALNDSPSYNYGEEGDKQIVKQDAPSFLRLSCNFFKYYDKRKDSIIDNKEVKHFTDLLRYFFCSVPGLQMKPNKGDDLDSRICATKLEDAGLKFKVVGKNDRRLLLDIRFVMNPCLRNFPCFNLSWLLACLPCLKKTFPRLERMQPILEIPVIVIDDNTEVTFRNLIALEQCHYPFQPYICNYAELLDYLINSEKDVDLLVEKRIIDNCIGSNEAVAKLINKLCLEITVPQTCYSDLGKDINTYNENPWNRIMAGMKSKFFCDFWRGAATTFAIFVTLDQIWGLVRPFVINK; translated from the coding sequence ATGTTCGCCCTCAATGACTCTCCCAGTTACAACTATGGTGAAGAAGGTGACAAGCAAATTGTGAAACAGGATGCTCCCAGCTTTCTTAGGCTTTCCTGCAATTTCTTTAAATACTATGATAAGCGAAAAGACTCCATCATCGACAACAAGGAAGTAAAACATTTCACAGATTTGCTAAGATACTTTTTTTGTTCAGTACCAGGCCTGCAGATGAAACCTAACAAAGGTGATGATCTGGATAGTCGAATTTGTGCCACAAAGCTTGAGGACGCAGGATTGAAATTCAAAGTCGTAGGTAAAAATGATAGACGCTTACTGCTTGATATAAGATTTGTTATGAATCCGTGCTTGAGAAACTTTCCATGCTTCAATTTGTCATGGCTCTTGGCTTGTTTACCATGCTTGAAAAAGACGTTTCCGAGGTTGGAGCGTATGCAGCCTATCTTGGAAATCCCAGTCATTGTCATTGACGACAATACTGAAGTTACTTTCCGAAACCTCATCGCCCTGGAGCAGTGTCATTATCCATTTCAACCTTACATATGCAATTATGCAGAACTATTGGACTATCTAATCAACAGTGAAAAAGATGTGGATTTGCTCGTTGAGAAAAGGATCATTGATAACTGTATCGGTAGCAACGAAGCAGTGGCGAAACTAATTAACAAACTTTGCCTTGAGATTACGGTACCTCAAACCTGTTACTCCGATTTAGGTAAAGATATTAATACATACAATGAGAACCCTTGGAATCGCATCATGGCAGGCATGAAAAGCAagtttttttgtgatttttggagaGGCGCGGCAACAACATTTGCAATTTTTGTCACGCTTGACCAGATATGGGGTTTGGTTCGACCTTTTGTGATAAACAAATAA
- the LOC133880562 gene encoding uncharacterized protein LOC133880562 has product MVFHAVSETTETPPAPAQPPAIVSSACSQKPQAQPLHGFAFSDFKWPVNHSTTNHHHRFRNRLADSEPRPKYSPVVNEDHHHHHRRVVRKLAESARSTDSEPRLGSPLKNDHHQVSKLGGSTRKEFGSENRNDPVCDGVNKPGFPEPPKENSEKKSTNPVRVIEKSTASDVKSKVFIRIRTKSKSDADAGDDGAAEATDQTISAAAAPEADEPAPKTWNLRPRKPAPKRPNADGGAPEAVGAPAQDTKTQPLGHAEPSRARNGTDTKVSKKRPRLSISLSKEEIEEDVFVFTGSKPARRPKKRPRNVQKQLDSVFPGLWLGSITLEAYKVTDTPGKV; this is encoded by the exons ATGGTGTTTCACGCAGTATCCGAAACAACCGAGACGCCACCGGCGCCGGCACAACCGCCAGCCATAGTCTCCTCCGCCTGCTCTCAGAAGCCCCAGGCCCAGCCCCTCCATGGCTTCGCTTTCTCCGACTTCAAGTGGCCAGTCAACCACTCTACCACCAATCACCACCACCGGTTCCGAAACAGACTCGCCGACTCGGAGCCCCGACCGAAATATTCTCCCGTGGTCAATgaagatcatcatcatcatcatcggcGGGTGGTTCGGAAACTCGCCGAGTCGGCTCGGTCTACTGACTCGGAGCCTCGTCTCGGTTCTCCGCTTAAGAACGATCACCACCAGGTCAGTAAGCTCGGCGGTTCGACTCGGAAGGAGTTTGGGTCGGAGAATCGGAATGATCCGGTGTGTGACGGTGTGAATAAACCGGGTTTTCCTGAGCCTCCGAAGGAAAACTCGGAGAAGAAGTCAACGAACCCTGTCCGTGTGATCGAGAAATCGACGGCATCCGATGTGAAATCGAAGGTCTTCATTCGTATCCGAACCAAAAGCAAGTCCGACGCTGATGCTGGCGACGATGGAGCAGCAGAAGCAACGGATCAAACAATCTCAGCCGCCGCGGCGCCGGAAGCCGATGAACCAGCGCCAAAGACGTGGAATCTCCGGCCAAGAAAACCGGCGCCGAAGCGTCCCAACGCAGACGGAGGAGCACCGGAAGCTGTTGGAGCGCCGGCGCAGGATACCAAAACCCAGCCTCTGGGTCACGCCGAACCGTCTCGGGCCCGAAACGGAACGGACACGAAAGTTTCGAAGAAGAGGCCGAGACTTTCGATTTCGCTCTCTAAGGAAGAGATCGAAGAGGATGTCTTCGTGTTCACGGGCTCCAAGCCCGCCAGAAGGCCCAAGAAGCGACCTAGGAACGTTCAGAAACAGCTCGAT agtGTTTTTCCGGGATTGTGGTTGGGTTCGATAACGTTGGAGGCATACAAGGTCACCGATACTCCTGGGAAGGTCTAA